In a genomic window of Thunnus thynnus chromosome 16, fThuThy2.1, whole genome shotgun sequence:
- the si:dkey-177p2.18 gene encoding phospholipase B1, membrane-associated codes for MFPRVLFAVCVFAACHVDGFALTEEEENSNQDVFETDFLLQRRLHPPFSCPDMSPSPTVPTSVEYVKAADIKVIAALGDSLTTAIGANGTTIASIPFEFRQVSWSIGGYGTYQNVITLANIFKLFNPSLVFPSPIMTYNSKPGTVNETGFNFAVTGHNTLNVSDQIRHMIDTFKTYPGMNFHEDWKVVTMLIGMNDICDYCKNKTLFSPDNFIRYMTEALDMMMNEIPRAIVNVVQILPMKPLREVKRPTIGCQLQKKFCSCLVLPKENSTELEELIEMNYEFQRRLQKLVHGDRFFKKDFAVILQPYLENARPPRLPDGSIDLSFFTADCFHFTVKGHEELAKGLWNNMFQPVGEKERIETFSKPVQLICPSKEHPYIYTRAKAAPSDAAMKHFSLTTSALMSLLSVFVLFNCL; via the exons ATGTTTCCTCGTGTGCTGTTTGCAGTCTGTGTGTTCGCCGCTTGTCATGTAGACG GCTTCGCattaacagaagaagaagaaaattcaAACCAG gATGTTTTTGAAACAGATTTTCTCCTGCAGCGACGTCTCCATCCTCCCTTCAGCTGCCCTGATATGAGTCCGTCTCCCACCGTCCCCACCTCGG TTGAATACGTCAAAGCTGCAGACATCAAAGTCATCGCTGCACTGGGAGACTCTCTAACT ACGGCTATCGGTGCCAACGGCACCACGATCGCCTCAATACCTTTTGAATTTCGCCAGGTGTCTTGGAG CATTGGAGGATATGGGACTTATCAGAATGTCATTACACTGGCAA ATATTTTTAAACTCTTCAATCCCAGTCTGGTGTTTCCGTCCCCCATAATGACGTATAACAGCAAACCGGGGACTGTGAATGAAACCGGCTTCAACTTCGCCGTCACCGGCCACAACACGCT GAACGTGTCAGACCAGATAAGACACATGATAGACACATTCAAGACGTATCCA GGTATGAACTTTCATGAGGACTGGAAGGTGGTGACGATGCTGATCGGCATGAACGACATCTGTGATTACTGTAAAAACAAG ACTCTCTTCTCCCCCGATAACTTCATCCGCTACATGACAGAAGCTCTCGACATGATGATGAACGAG ATCCCCCGGGCCATCGTGAACGTGGTGCAGATTCTCCCCATGAAGCCGCTCAGAGAAGTTAAGAGGCCGACTATAGGATGTCAGCTTCAAAA GAAATTCTGCTCTTGCCTCGTTCTTCCTAAAGAAAACTCAACTGAACTGGAGGAGCTGATTGAAATGAACTATGAATTCcag AGACGACTACAGAAGCTTGTGCACGGCGACCGTTTCTTTAAAAAGGACTTTGCTGTCATTCTACAACCTTATTTGGAGAACGCGAGACCACCAAGACTTCCT GACGGTTCGATCGACTTAAGCTTCTTCACAGCAGATTGTTTCCACTTCACTGTTAAGGGACACGAGGAGCTGGCGAAGGGACTGTGGAACAACATG TTCCAGCCTgtaggagagaaggagagaataGAGACGTTTTCAAAGCCGGTACAACTCATCTGCCCATCAAAG GAACATCCTTACATTTACACCAGAGCCAAGGCTGCACCGTCTGATGCGGCGATGAAACATTTCTCCTTGACCACGTCGGCGCTGATGTCACTGCTTTCTGTGTTTGTCCTGTTTAACTGTCTGTAG
- the LOC137199398 gene encoding uncharacterized protein isoform X1 codes for MPGQKRRYSVRFPPSRIKKIMQKDTEVGRIAMAVPVIISRALEMFLKSLLTKTCLITQSKLSTVVSVAHMKQCIESEKLFHFLKDLVERTTSTAAQKDNRGLRPNGMKFLSKKQLKWEKRRRDRVSTHLTTTQAPASRSSTSVYNSAGTTRGNSCKPTAAHHFITSVFFDFCLFFFNISCAGHHFGGNNIISSTMK; via the exons ATGCCCGGACAGAAGAGAAGATATAGTGTACGGTTCCCTCCT AGTCGCATCAAAAAGATCATGCAGAAGGACACAGAGGTGGGGAGGATCGCGATGGCTGTTCCTGTGATCATCT CGCGAGCGTTGGAGATGTTCCTGAAGTCTCTGCTGACCAAAACCTGTCTGATAACTCAGTCGAAGCTCAGCACCGTTGTGTCTGTCGCGCACAT GAAGCAGTGCATCGAGTCAGAGAAGCTTTTCCACTTTCTCAAAGACCTGGTGGAGCGAACCACATCTACGGCAGCCCAGAAGGACAACAGAGGCTTGA GACCAAACGGCATGAAATTTCTGtcaaaaaaacagctgaagtgGGAGAAAAGGCGCCGCGACAGAGTCTCGACTCACTTAACAACGACTCAAGCTCCAGC GAGTCGGAGCTCTACATCTGTTTATAACTCCGCAGGCACGAccagaggaaacagctgcaaaccaacagcagcacatcacttcatcacatcagtcttctttgatttttgtctttttttttttaatataagcTGTGCTGGTCACCATTTTGGTGGAAACAATATAATATCTTCTACCATGAAATAA
- the LOC137199398 gene encoding dr1-associated corepressor isoform X2, producing MPGQKRRYSVRFPPSRIKKIMQKDTEVGRIAMAVPVIISRALEMFLKSLLTKTCLITQSKLSTVVSVAHMKQCIESEKLFHFLKDLVERTTSTAAQKDNRGLSMWPLYRTKRHEISVKKTAEVGEKAPRQSLDSLNNDSSSSESELYICL from the exons ATGCCCGGACAGAAGAGAAGATATAGTGTACGGTTCCCTCCT AGTCGCATCAAAAAGATCATGCAGAAGGACACAGAGGTGGGGAGGATCGCGATGGCTGTTCCTGTGATCATCT CGCGAGCGTTGGAGATGTTCCTGAAGTCTCTGCTGACCAAAACCTGTCTGATAACTCAGTCGAAGCTCAGCACCGTTGTGTCTGTCGCGCACAT GAAGCAGTGCATCGAGTCAGAGAAGCTTTTCCACTTTCTCAAAGACCTGGTGGAGCGAACCACATCTACGGCAGCCCAGAAGGACAACAGAGGCTTGAGTATGTGGCCGTTGTACAG GACCAAACGGCATGAAATTTCTGtcaaaaaaacagctgaagtgGGAGAAAAGGCGCCGCGACAGAGTCTCGACTCACTTAACAACGACTCAAGCTCCAGC GAGTCGGAGCTCTACATCTGTTTATAA